In Luteipulveratus mongoliensis, the DNA window CGTAGAGCGCCGCGTCCTCGCCAGGCTCACCGCATGCGGCCATCCAGTTGCACGACAGCTTGACGCCGCGCAGCGTGATCGGCGCAGCGAGCAGGTTGGTGATCGCCTCGCCGACAGCCATCCGCCCGGAGGCGGGCCCGTCGACGGCGGCCAGCGGCATCCGTTCACCCGTCGCCATGGCTTGGCCCGCCAGCCCCGACAGGTCGGAGAGCGTGACCGCGACATCAGCGACCGGTACCTGCCACGGGCCGACCATCTGGTCGCGGTGCGACAGACCGCCGACCGTGCGGTCCGCGATGGTGATCAGGAATCGCTTGCTGGCGACGGTCGGGTGGCGCAGGACGGCGTACGCCGCCTCCCGGACGTTGAGGTCACTGGTGTCCAGTGCCGGGGCGGTCCGCTCGACGTGCGTGACGTCGCGCGTCATCCGCGGCGGCTTGCCCAGCAGCACCTCCATCGGCATGTCCACGGCACGCTCGCCGGTCGAGTAGCCCGGAGCCCTCGCGGCGTTGGTCGAGTAGCCCGGAGCCCCTGCGGCGTTGGTCGAGTAGCCCGGAGCCCCCGCGGCGTTGGTCGAGTAGCCCGGAGCGCTAGCGGAGGGCGTATCGAGACCTGGTGACGGCTGGGGAGACTCCGCGTCCGCGCCTGCGGTGGTCTCGATACGGCTCGCCCCTGGGGGCTCGCCTACTCGACCAGCGTTGGGGTCGAGCTCGCCTACTCGACCAGCGTTGGGGTCGAGCTCGCCTACTCGACCAGCGTCTTCGAGGACGAGGTGGCCGTCGGCCTTCGCGACGCCGACGACGGCGTACGGGCAACGTTCGCGATCGGCCAGCGCGGCGAAGCGAGACAGCGAATCAGGAGCAAGCGCAACGACATAGCGCTCCTGGCTCTCGTTGCACCAGATCTCCTTGGGCGCCAGGCCGGACTCCTCCAGCGGCACCGCCGACAGGTCGAACCGCGCGCCGAGCCCGGCGTCGTCGACCAGCTCGGGGAAGGCGTTCGACAGGCCGCCCGCGCCCACGTCGTGGATGGCCAGGACCGGGTTGTCGGAGCCCAGCGCCCAGCAGTGGTTGATGACTTCCTGTGCGCGGCGCTCGATCTCGGGGTTGCCCCGCTGCACGGAGTCGAAGTCGAGGTCGGCCGCGTTGGTGCCCGACGCCATGGACGAGGCCGCGCCACCACCCATCCCGATGCGCATGCCCGGTCCGCCGAGCTGGACGAGCAGCGTGCCGTCAGGAAAGCGGACCTTCGCGGTCTGCGAGGCGTCGATCGAGCCGAGCCCGCCGGCGCACATGATCGGCTTGTGGAAGCCGCGGCGTACGCCGTCGACGGTCTGCTCGTAGACCCGGAAGAACCCTCCCAGGCCCGGCCGCCCGAACTCGTTGTTGAACGCAGCCGCGCCGATCGGGCCGTCGAGCATGATGTCGAGCGGCGAGGCGATGTGGTCGGGCCGGCCGTAGGAGTCACGCTCCCACGGCTCGTCGGTGCCGGGCAGGTTCAGGTTGGAGACAGCGAACCCGGTCAGGCCGGCCTTCGGTGCCGAGCCGCGACCCGTCGCACCCTCGTCACGGATCTCGCCGCCGGCGCCGGTCGCGGCCCCGGGGAACGGGCTGATCGCCGTCGGGTGGTTGTGCGTCTCGACCTTCATCAGCACGTGCGCCTCGGTCTCGCGCGCGACGTAGCGCCCTGGCCCGTCGTGCGTGTCGGGCTCCCAGCGGGTGATCTGGCCGCCCTGCATGATCGAGGCGTTGTCGGTGTAGGCGACGACCGTGCCCTCGCCGGCGACCTTCTCGGTGTGCCGGATCATCCCGAACAGGCTGGACGTCTGCGGCTCGCCGTCGAGCACGAAGTCGGCGTTGAAGATCTTGTGCCGACAGTGCTCGGAGTTGGCCTGCGCGAACATCATCAGCTCGACGTCGGTCGGGTTGCGCTGCAGCCCCTGGAACGCCTCGACCAGATAGTCGATCTCGTCGTCCGACAACGCCAGGCCGTACGACTTGTCGGCCTCCTCGAGCGCCGCCCGTCCGCGGCCGAGCACGTCGACGTGCTCGAGCGGCTCCGGCGTGCGCTCGTCGAACAGCGCGGCCGCGTCCTCGCGGTGCGCCAGCACGCACTCCGTCATCCGGTCGTGCAGCAGCGTCGCGACGGCGCTGCGCTGGTCATCGTCGAGCAGCAGGTCGAGGCGGTGCACGACGTCGTACTCCGTGACGCGCTCGACCCGGTGCACCTCGACGCCACAGTTGTGCAGGATGTCGGTTGCCTTGGACGCCCAGGGCGAGACCGTGCCGAGCCGGGGGCCGACGACGAACGTGGTGGCGCTGCCGGGGACGGGCGGCGCCGGCTGGCCGTAGGTCAGCAGCTGGGTGACCCGCTCGGACGCCGCGTCGTCGAGGGCAGACTCCGACGCCACCCAGTGCACGTGCCGGGCCACGACATCGGTGACCTGCGGCGCGACGGCCTGCAGCCGCTCGACGAGCGCGCGGGTGCGGAAGGGAGAGAGTGCGGCGCCACCCTCGACGGTGGTCAGCACAGGCACGTGCGACGAGGACATGTCAGGGGTCTCCGGGGGTGGGAAGGGGGGGCTGGTGGAATCCCGGCGGGACCGCCCAAGGTTACCGAGCGGCGTACCCACGCCCGAATCGTGGATGGGTAGAACGACCCATGCGGCCGGCGTACGAGATGGGACTCGTGGCCGATGGCGTGTCCGAAACCGCTCCCTAGCGTCTCTTGTACGAGGACGAAGGGACGTGGACGTGATGGCCACACAGCACATCGAGACACTGATCATCGGCGCGGGGCAAGCCGGACTATCGACGGGTTACCACCTGCAGCGCCAGGGGCGGCCGTTCCTGATCATCGACGGCGGCGACCGAGTTGGTGACAACTGGCGCCACCAGTGGGACAGCCTCCGGCTCTACACGCCGGCGAAGTACGACGGCCTGCCCGGGCTGCCGTTCCCGGCGGACGACCCGTGGCACTTCCCGGGCAAGGACGAGGTCGGCGACTACCTGGAGGCGTACGCCCTCCGCTGGGATCTCCCGGTGCGGATGAGCACACGGGTCGACCGGCTCGCGTCGGACGGAGATGGCGGCTACGTCGCCTCTCTCGGCGCCGACACGATCACCTGCGACAACGTGGTCATCGCGACCGGGACGTTCGGTCGTACGCCGCTCGTGCCCGACTTCGCGAAGGACCTGGACGAGCGGATCGTGCAGCTGCACTCCAGCGAGTACCGCCGCCCCGAGCAGCTGCCCGCCGGTCCGGTCCTGGTCGTCGGCGGCTCGCACTCCGGGATGGACGTCGCCTACGAGGCGGGCGAGACGCACGAGACGATCCTGTGTGGACGCGAGTGCGGTCAGATCCCGGTCCCCTTCAGCTCACGTCGGGGGCGGCTGTTCCTGCCAGTGATGTTCTTCATGTTCAAGCATGTGCTCACCCGGCGAACTCCTATGGGGCGCAAGGCAATGCCGCACGTCCGCTTCCACGGTGGCCCGAGTCTGAGGGTCAAGAAGGCCGACCTCGAGGCGCGTGGTGTCGAGCGGGTCACCGACCGTGTCGTCGGCGTCGAGGGAGGGCGACCGCTGCTCGCCGGCGGACGAGTGGTCGATCCAGCAGCAGTGGTGTGGTGCACCGGTTTCACCCAGGTGTTCGACTGGATCGACCTGCCGATCCTCGGTGAGGACGGCTGGCCCGTGGAGTTCCGCGGGGTCTCGGACGCCTCACCGGGACTGTTCTTCTGCGGGCTGAGCTTCCAGTACGCGTTCGCCTCGATGGTCCTGCCCGGCGTCGGCCGGGACGCGGCGTACGTCGCGACACAGATCGGGCGGCGGGTACGGCGTACGACACCAGTTGCCGCCTAAGCCGAAAGGGCGCCGCGGACGGGCGCCGCCCGCCGTACGCTCGACACGGGAAGTGATGTGCGTGGGCACAGTCGACCACCTGCGGTGGGCACGCGAGGCCTACGAGCGACGCGACTGGATGGCGGCGTACGACGCGCTGTCGGACCTGGACCCGTCCGCTCTGCGAGGCGAGGACTTCGCGCGCCTGGCGATCGCCGCGCAGCTGGTCGGGCGGCGCAACGACGCCGTCCAGGCGATGCAGCGGTCCTATCGCATCCACCTCGACGCCGGCGATCATCCGGCGGCCGCGATGTCGGCGTTCTGGCTGGCCATGTCACTCAGCCAGGCGGGCGAACCGACGGTGGGCGCGGGGTGGCGGGCCAAGGGCGAGCGAGTGCTGGCCGGGGGCGACGACGTGGTCGAGCGCGGCTACCTCCTGTGCCACGAGGTCTTCAGCTGTATCCACGGTGGCGAGCACGCCCGAGCGCGTGAGCTCGCTGTCGACGTCGAGGCATACGGGAAGCGCTTCGACAACGCGGACCTGACGGCCATGAGCCTCAACTGCCGAGGTCGGCTCCAGCTGTACGCCGGTGACGTCGCCGCAGGTCTGCACCTCCTCGACGAGGCGATGGCGACGGTGACGTCGGGCGAGCTCAGCCCGATCTTCGCGGGCAACATCTACTGCTCGGTGGTCGAGGCGTGCCAGGAGATCTGCGATATCGGCCGGTTGTCGGACTGGACGCGGGTGCTCACCTCGTGGTGCGACACCCAGCCGGACCTGCTGCTGTTCACCGGGCAGTGCGCCGTGCACCGCGGTCAGATCATGCTGCTGCGGGGCGAGTGGGCAGCGGCGATCGAGGAGTTCGATCGCGCTGTCGGCCGCTACCTGCTCGTCGGTACGCCCACGCCGGCCGGTTCGGCGCTCGCGGAGCGGGCCGTCGTGCTCCAGCTGCAAGGTGATCTGGATGGTGCGCACGAGTCGTTCGCGCGGGCGAATTCCTATGGATACGAGTCGCAACCGGCGCAGGCGCTGCTCTGGCTCGACCAGGGACGGGTGGACGCTGCGGTGACGACCATCCGCCGCCTCCTGGAAGAGCCGCGAGACCCGGTCCACCGGGCGCAGCTCTTGGCAGGTGCCGTGGAGATCCTGCTGGCGGGGTCAGCGACCGATGAGGCAGCGGCCGTTGCGAGTGAACTTGCTTCGGTAGCAGCACGATTCGGCTTCACGGCACTCAAGGCGCGAGCGTCGTACGCCACCGCTCGAGTCAGCCTCGCCCGTGGCGACCCCGGAGCGGCCGTGAGCTGCCTCAAGGAGTCGGCGCACCGTTGGGCGGAGCTCGGTGCGGTGTACGAGGTCGCTCGCTGCCGAGTCGGGCTCGGCCAGGCGTACGTCGGCCTGGGCGACCACGACTCGGCAGCCGAGGAGCTGGCTATGGCGGAGTCGGCCTTCCGCGGTCTCGGCGCTCGGCCGGCCGAGCGAGCTGCCGCCCAGGTGCTGCGGCCGGTGTCGCCAGGTGGGTTGACCGCGCGCGAGATCGAGGTGCTGCAGCACGTGGCGTCCGGGCTGAGCAACGCCGAGATCGCTCGCTCATTGGTACTGAGCGAGAAGACCGTGGCCCGGCACCTGAGCAACATCTTCGCCAAGCTGGATGTGTCGACGCGGACCGCCGCGGCGGCGTACGCCTTTCGCCATCACCTCACCTGAGGAGCGGGACCGTGGCCTGCTTGATCCAGATGCCGGTGTGGAAGTCGCGGGCCAGGATGACGACCTTGGAGCGGTAGACCTCGACCTGCAGACCCTGGTTGAAGGGACCCGACACGGGCACCTCGCCACCCGCGCCGTTGTCGGTGTAGCCGGTCTGGATCGCGCCGGTGTTGATGACCGAGAAGCCGTCGGGGTTGGCCGTGCCGGGGACGACGCGGCGCACGCACCAGTCGTTGAGATGCAGGTCCCAGTGCGTGTGCCCGCAGAAGAAGAACACATCCTTGTGACGGCCGAGGATCGACAGCAGCCGATCGCTCTGGAGGTAGTCGCGCTCGTAGATCGTGCTGTAGGTGCCGGACACCGAGTGCGTCAGCGGATGGTGACTGACCACCATGACCGGCTTGCGGCGGCGCTCCCAGTACGCGAGTCGCTGGGTCAGCCAGGTGAGCTGGGCCTCGCTCATCCACACCTCGTCCCAGAGCGTCGAGTCGTGGTACTTCATGTACTTCTCAGTGCCGATGCTCAGCACGGGGATGCCACCGAACGAGTGCTCGGAGTAGATCGTGTTGCGTCCGGCGAAGTTGTAGAAGCTGCGGAACAGCGAGTCCTCGGTCGTCCCGTTCGGCCACGTCTCCTGCGCCAGCGTCTGCGGGTCCTTCCACTTCGGCACGTAGAACTCGTGGTTGCCGATCGACCAGGCGAGGGTTTTCGGGTGCGAGCGCTTGCCGAAAGCTGTTCGTACGGCTGCGTATTCGAAGTCGTAGCCGCGCGGCGTGATGTCGCCGGCGATGGCGAGGCCGGAGCTGCCCGGGTTGGTCGCGTTCATGTCCTGCAGGGCGACGTCGAGGTCGCCCATGTCGCCCTGGATGTCGCTGATGACGTTGAAGCGGGTCAGCGGACGCGCGCTGCCGGGGCGCGATGCGGCGGCGGGCGCGGTGCTCGACTCGGCGTGCGCAGCGGTCGGTACGACGGCCGCGGCTGCCGCTCCGGCGGCGCCGACCAGCAAGGTTCTGCGATCCATGAGACTCCCTCTCTGCGAAGTTGTCTATACAAATTCGCAGCCGGAGGTGTCCTGGCCGTGGCCGACAGTTGGCGGCTGGCCCAACGTCGTTCGCCGGCTGGGTGCTTTGGTCGGTCTCAGCCGGCCATTCCGTAGAGGCGCTCGACGTGGAGATGCAGCGGCAGACGGTGGTCATTGATCATGGCCTGGCGGAACTCGTCCCACTCGGGGTGCTCTCCGCTGATGGTGCGGTAGATGTCGACGAGCTCGTTGACGCTCGCATCGTCCGGACTTGTGCAGACAGGAAAGAGCTCGGCGCGTACCTCCGCGACGGCAAACTTCCAACGGCCGTCGCCCTGGATGAGCACGGTGGCACGCGCGTCGCGGCGCAGGTTGGCGACCTTGGCGCGAGAGTCGGTGACGGAGACCCGCAGCACATCGCGCTCTGCGTCGAAGGTGTAGCCGACGTTGGACAGCTGGGGCCGGCCGTCTTGCTTGATCGTGGCCAGTACTGCGAGGTCGCTGCCGGACAAGATGGTGCGCAAGGCTTCGTCGCTCATACCCCCATCGTCCCCTCCGCCGGTTGAGCCGGGCACCCGCCCTGGCGCGAGCCCGAGTCGAAACAGCGAATTCGCTCGCGACCGATGAGTTCGGGCAGCGACGCCGGTATGTACCCGTGAACCTCCCTCCAGGAAGGACACGGACATGTCGATGAACACCAACCAGCGCTGGGTGCTGGTCCTGACCTCGGTCGCCTCGCTGGCGATCATGCTGGACGCGTTGGTCGTGACGACCGCGCTCAACGCGATACGCCTCGACCTCAACGCCTCGATCGAGCAGCTCGAGTGGACGATCAACGCCTTCACGCTGCCGTTCGCGGTCCTGCTGATGGCGGCCGCCGCACTCGGTGACCGCTTCGGGCGCCGTCGTACGCTCGTCGCCGGCCTGGTCCTGTTCGGTGTGGCCAGCATCGGTTGCGCTCTCGCGCCGGGGATCGGCTGGTTGATCGTCGCCCGGGCCGTGCAGGGCGCAGGTGCCGCCGCGGTCGTACCGGTCTCGATGACGATGCTCGGAACGGCCTTTGGTCCGACCGAGCGAGGTCGTGCGCTGGGCTTGTTCGCGGCAATCACGGGGATCGCGACGCTGGCCGGACCGCTGCTCGGCGGAGCCGTCGTCGAAGGGGCGACCTGGCCGTGGATCTTCTGGCTGAACGCTCCGGTCGTCGCCGTCCTCATCCCGCTCGTCCTGACCAGGCTCGAGGAGAGCCGAGGTCCCGTACGCCGACTGGACCTGGTCGGCATCCTCCTGGTGAGCGGCGCCGCGTTCGGGCTGGTGTGGGGTCTGGTCGAGGGCAACTCGGCCGGCTGGACCAGCGCGGAGGTGCTCGGGGCCCTGGTCATCGGGGCAGTGCTGCTGGTGGCCTTCGTCGCCTGGGAGCGCCGGGTCGAGGAGCCCTTGATCCCGATGCAGCTCTTCGCATCGCGTGCGTTCTC includes these proteins:
- the purL gene encoding phosphoribosylformylglycinamidine synthase, producing the protein MSSSHVPVLTTVEGGAALSPFRTRALVERLQAVAPQVTDVVARHVHWVASESALDDAASERVTQLLTYGQPAPPVPGSATTFVVGPRLGTVSPWASKATDILHNCGVEVHRVERVTEYDVVHRLDLLLDDDQRSAVATLLHDRMTECVLAHREDAAALFDERTPEPLEHVDVLGRGRAALEEADKSYGLALSDDEIDYLVEAFQGLQRNPTDVELMMFAQANSEHCRHKIFNADFVLDGEPQTSSLFGMIRHTEKVAGEGTVVAYTDNASIMQGGQITRWEPDTHDGPGRYVARETEAHVLMKVETHNHPTAISPFPGAATGAGGEIRDEGATGRGSAPKAGLTGFAVSNLNLPGTDEPWERDSYGRPDHIASPLDIMLDGPIGAAAFNNEFGRPGLGGFFRVYEQTVDGVRRGFHKPIMCAGGLGSIDASQTAKVRFPDGTLLVQLGGPGMRIGMGGGAASSMASGTNAADLDFDSVQRGNPEIERRAQEVINHCWALGSDNPVLAIHDVGAGGLSNAFPELVDDAGLGARFDLSAVPLEESGLAPKEIWCNESQERYVVALAPDSLSRFAALADRERCPYAVVGVAKADGHLVLEDAGRVGELDPNAGRVGELDPNAGRVGEPPGASRIETTAGADAESPQPSPGLDTPSASAPGYSTNAAGAPGYSTNAAGAPGYSTNAARAPGYSTGERAVDMPMEVLLGKPPRMTRDVTHVERTAPALDTSDLNVREAAYAVLRHPTVASKRFLITIADRTVGGLSHRDQMVGPWQVPVADVAVTLSDLSGLAGQAMATGERMPLAAVDGPASGRMAVGEAITNLLAAPITLRGVKLSCNWMAACGEPGEDAALYDTVRAVALELCPALGVSVPVGKDSLSMRTKWDANGETRQVTSPVSLVVSAFASLPDVRRTLTPQLRGGGGDRPETSLLLIDLGAERNRLGGSVLAQVAGEFGGEVPDLDEPAHLVRLVDAVNGLRADGLVTAYHDRSDGGLWAAACEMAFAGGCGVELLGLSSVSELFAEELGALIEVPDEHLEDILDRLEAAGLGDSITSVVGGPTTERQVRVQIAGETVIDEPLRDLAQAWDEVSWRISALRDNPASADEEHAAFGADSVGLQVSPTFDPADDIAAPYLNLGTRPKVAILREQGVNSHVETAFAFDKAGFDTYDVHMTDLQTGRTSLADYTGLVACGGFSYGDTLGAGEGWARSVLFDNRLTDQFHEFFHRTGTFGLGICNGCQMFAALADLIPGAEAWPHFTRNVSEQYEARLSLVEVLNSPSIFFDGMADSRLPIAVAHGEGFADFSARGDLASVHRAARFIDGAGEVAKTYPTNPNGSPDGLTAVTTPDGRFTAMMPHPERVQRNVQMSWTDGPIEQDSPWLRMFRNARVFID
- a CDS encoding flavin-containing monooxygenase, which codes for MATQHIETLIIGAGQAGLSTGYHLQRQGRPFLIIDGGDRVGDNWRHQWDSLRLYTPAKYDGLPGLPFPADDPWHFPGKDEVGDYLEAYALRWDLPVRMSTRVDRLASDGDGGYVASLGADTITCDNVVIATGTFGRTPLVPDFAKDLDERIVQLHSSEYRRPEQLPAGPVLVVGGSHSGMDVAYEAGETHETILCGRECGQIPVPFSSRRGRLFLPVMFFMFKHVLTRRTPMGRKAMPHVRFHGGPSLRVKKADLEARGVERVTDRVVGVEGGRPLLAGGRVVDPAAVVWCTGFTQVFDWIDLPILGEDGWPVEFRGVSDASPGLFFCGLSFQYAFASMVLPGVGRDAAYVATQIGRRVRRTTPVAA
- a CDS encoding helix-turn-helix transcriptional regulator — translated: MGTVDHLRWAREAYERRDWMAAYDALSDLDPSALRGEDFARLAIAAQLVGRRNDAVQAMQRSYRIHLDAGDHPAAAMSAFWLAMSLSQAGEPTVGAGWRAKGERVLAGGDDVVERGYLLCHEVFSCIHGGEHARARELAVDVEAYGKRFDNADLTAMSLNCRGRLQLYAGDVAAGLHLLDEAMATVTSGELSPIFAGNIYCSVVEACQEICDIGRLSDWTRVLTSWCDTQPDLLLFTGQCAVHRGQIMLLRGEWAAAIEEFDRAVGRYLLVGTPTPAGSALAERAVVLQLQGDLDGAHESFARANSYGYESQPAQALLWLDQGRVDAAVTTIRRLLEEPRDPVHRAQLLAGAVEILLAGSATDEAAAVASELASVAARFGFTALKARASYATARVSLARGDPGAAVSCLKESAHRWAELGAVYEVARCRVGLGQAYVGLGDHDSAAEELAMAESAFRGLGARPAERAAAQVLRPVSPGGLTAREIEVLQHVASGLSNAEIARSLVLSEKTVARHLSNIFAKLDVSTRTAAAAYAFRHHLT
- a CDS encoding DUF4073 domain-containing protein, whose protein sequence is MDRRTLLVGAAGAAAAAVVPTAAHAESSTAPAAASRPGSARPLTRFNVISDIQGDMGDLDVALQDMNATNPGSSGLAIAGDITPRGYDFEYAAVRTAFGKRSHPKTLAWSIGNHEFYVPKWKDPQTLAQETWPNGTTEDSLFRSFYNFAGRNTIYSEHSFGGIPVLSIGTEKYMKYHDSTLWDEVWMSEAQLTWLTQRLAYWERRRKPVMVVSHHPLTHSVSGTYSTIYERDYLQSDRLLSILGRHKDVFFFCGHTHWDLHLNDWCVRRVVPGTANPDGFSVINTGAIQTGYTDNGAGGEVPVSGPFNQGLQVEVYRSKVVILARDFHTGIWIKQATVPLLR
- a CDS encoding PPOX class F420-dependent oxidoreductase, translated to MSDEALRTILSGSDLAVLATIKQDGRPQLSNVGYTFDAERDVLRVSVTDSRAKVANLRRDARATVLIQGDGRWKFAVAEVRAELFPVCTSPDDASVNELVDIYRTISGEHPEWDEFRQAMINDHRLPLHLHVERLYGMAG
- a CDS encoding DHA2 family efflux MFS transporter permease subunit — translated: MSMNTNQRWVLVLTSVASLAIMLDALVVTTALNAIRLDLNASIEQLEWTINAFTLPFAVLLMAAAALGDRFGRRRTLVAGLVLFGVASIGCALAPGIGWLIVARAVQGAGAAAVVPVSMTMLGTAFGPTERGRALGLFAAITGIATLAGPLLGGAVVEGATWPWIFWLNAPVVAVLIPLVLTRLEESRGPVRRLDLVGILLVSGAAFGLVWGLVEGNSAGWTSAEVLGALVIGAVLLVAFVAWERRVEEPLIPMQLFASRAFSAGNAAGFLLFAGVFSGAFFFAQFMQTVMHYGPLGTGVRLLPWTATLFVVAPIAGRLVNRVGERPLVAGGLLLQAIGLGWIAVIASPDMSYVAMIPPFIVAGVGVSMAIPAAQSAVLGAVPPAAVGAASGTFNTLRQLGGSFGIAIPATVFAAAGDVGSVTEFTDGFTAAIATAAVLTLVGAAAAMLIPARTRSRLIPGRIGQVAGDAAAPVGSAR